From the genome of Penaeus monodon isolate SGIC_2016 chromosome 11, NSTDA_Pmon_1, whole genome shotgun sequence:
ttttttttttttttttttctgtaaaaggaTTTGATCTTTGTaagagatatagattttttttttatagataagttGTACTTTCATCATCAAGGTAGAAATTAGTTTTTACATTTACAAACAACAGATTTGCGATAGTGAAATATGTAAAACATTAGCAGTTTTAGATCTTTgatgtataaaagagagagaagagctgagtgcatgtatgtgtgggatgtgtgtaaaTATTAGTGTAAGTTTAAGTGCAAGTAACATatgttatttatttgattatccatttatatattttttctctctttttccaggGCTTGGATCAGCTTAATCTTAATGGCTGTTGTCAATCTGTGATACAATGCCAATTGAAGCTGTTCTCTCAGTGGTTTGACAACTGGAGTCACCAACATCGTAATCGCTTTCTCTTTAATCTGCAGCTGAAAGACCCAAGTTTTGTTGAGAAGTTCCAAGCCCTTGTCAACCAGAAAACTTGATTAAGAAGTAGAGAACCACGCCATAATTCATGAATGGAAGACAGAAGCATACATCAAGATTCGGAAGAGGAAAGGAATTAGGAATTTGATCAGGTCTTTTAGCTTCTAAAAGGAAAACCAAGAGATAATCCACCCAATTTCAACAGCCTAAATTAAGGGTCGAGTCATCATGCCGCAGCAGCACACAACAGCGGACCAGGTGAACTTCCTGACGCAGTGGTTCACCAGCTGGTCAGAGATGCAGAGGGAGGATTTCATGCCCATCCTCATTCAGGCTTATCAACCCAAGGACCACATCAATGGCCTTCTGGGTGGCATGGATGCCTTGACGGTCCATGGAAGAAGGCCCTCTCTTTTTGACTGTCAGGTGAGTTTTTCGTTGTGAGAAAAAGGTGGCTTTTATTAACTTTTGcctttttggtttcttttctgcttttaagCTAAGGAAAGATCTTACGTGTGTCTGCTAGGGTTGCGAATTTTCCTCAGTAATTGTTTGAAACTGAATTATTttctaccctttctttctctatctttcttcttcttcaaggatAGACGTGAAATATTCTCTACTCAGAGCAACTTCACTGCAGTTTTATTTAATTACTGTTGAAAAAACATTTATAGAATTTTATAGATCGGTAATATGTATCTcacagataaaagaataaaatcagtAGTAAAAAGGTAtccttatatatttttggagGTATCTCCTGTGGTCAGAAGGATTTCTATgctatatcattgtcatcattgttcacTGGGATTGTATATTGGTACACTGAGTCTCCACCAAAAAGTTAGCTAAAAGACTAAAGATAAATACTGTGGAaatagaaatggagagaaatCCTTTTGAGTCAGAAGTTTTATGTATGTAACGGAAAGAGTGCTTTAGAAAAATGCGATTGTCAtgaaattgttgcattttttttgctgTGTTGCATTAGGAATTATTATGTACCAGCAAATGTAATCGCAGTTAGATATTTGGCATGAATTGAAATTAGGATTTTAGTGTTTTAGTGtgaataatttacttttttctagGTCCATAACTATGATTAATCTCAgtgcatttataaaatattaagcaACTTATTTGTCATTAGTTTTGTTGAATAATTAATGCTTGGAATATAGTTGTTagagcatgcgtgtgtgcatgcatgtatgtattatatatatgtatagatgtgtgtatatatatcatatataatatatatatatatattatattatatatatatttttaatataaaattaaaatatattatataaattattaatatatatatattatatatattttaaaattttatatataatataattatatatatataaaaatatatataattttttatatatatatatatatatatatatatatatatatatagatataatatatatatatatatatatatattttataatatatatatatatatatatatatattatatatatattttataatatatgtatatgtatatacatatatatatatatatatatatatataatattatatatatatatatatatatataatatatatatatatacatatacatatacattttacatatacatattatatatatatatatataatataatatatgtatatatatatgtatatatatatattttatatatatatatatatataataatatatgtatatgtatatgtatatgtatatgtatatatatatatatatatatatataataatatatataatatataaaatatatgttatatatatatgtgtatatatatatgtatattattatgtatatgtattgtatatgtatatgtatatgatatgtataatataatatatataataatatatatacacacatacaacatatacatatacatatacataatatatatacatataacaatacatatacataacatataatattttaatattatatatatatatatatatatacatataatacatatatatacatatatatatatatattatattatatatatgtatatatatacatatatatatatacatatatatatacatatatacatataatatacatatatatatatacatatatatatacatattattttatacatatatatatatacatatatatatatatatatttatacatatatacatatatacatatatatataatatatatatatatatattttatatatatatatatatattatatacacacacaccacacacacacacacacacacaacacacccccacacacacacacacacacacaaacacacaccacacacacacacacacacacacaacatacacacaaatatacgcatatatattatagagggaaagatagattagtgtgtatatattatattatttatacacatacacatacacacacatatatacatacatacatacatatgtatccatccatacatacatatgtatctatccatacatacatacatactacatacatacatacatacatatatacatacatacatacatatatacatataatacatatatacatacatacatacatatatacatacatacatacatacatacatacatacatacatacataaacacagtgtgtgtgtgtgtgtgtgtgtgtgtgtgtgtgtgtgtgtgtgtgtgtgtgtgtattatacatatacacatatatacatatatatatatatatatatatatatatatatatatatatatatatatatatatattatgtgtgtgtatgaacacacacacacacacacacacacacacacacacacacacacacacacacacacacacacacacacacacacacacacacacacactgtgtttatgtatgtatgtatgtatgtatgtatgtatgtatgtatgtatgtatgtatgtatatatgtatatatgtatgtgtatatatatatatatatatatatatatatatatatatatatatgtatgtatgtatgtatgtatgtatgtatgtatatttatatatacacatacatatatataataaatatgtataggtatttatgtatgtatatatgtatatatatacatatgtattatatatatatatatatatatatatataacatatatatcatatatacatacatgtatctgtatatgtatatatatatatgtatatatattatatatatatatatatatatatatatatataatgtatgtatgtatgtatgtatacacatatgtattatataaatatatatatatatatatatatattatatatatatatatatatatatatatatatatgtatgtatgtatgtatgtatgtatgtatgtatgtatgtgtactatatatattatatatatataatatatatattatattatatatagtgtatatatatatatatatatatatatatgtattaatatatgtatatatacatacatacatacatacatacatatatgtattatatatatatatatataagtataatatatatatatatatatatatatatacatatatataagatatatatattatatgatatctatatatatattatatataataatatataatatatatatatgtatatatatatatatatgatatatatatatatatgtatatatatatacatacatacatacatacatacatatatgtattatatatatatatataatatatatatatatataatatatatatatatatatatatatatatatatatatatatatatatatatatatattttatatctgtgtgtgtggggtgtgtgtgtgtgtgtgtgtgtgtgtgtgtgtgtgtgtgtgtgtgtgtgtgtgtgtgtgtgtgtgtgtgtgtgtgtgtgtgtgtgtgtatatatgtatatatatatatatatatatatatatatatatatatatatatatatatatatatatatacacatatatatatatatacacatatatacacatatatatattttacccttcTTTATCAGGTCAAACTGTTCCATGACTGGTTTGGAAACTGGGCAGAGAGTGAGAAAAGCCGCCTGCTTGAGCAGCTTCGTGTGGCAGACCCAGATTTCATGGCCCAGTATGACAAGCAGATCAACAGCAGCTCACCTGCAGCACAGGAGGAACCCCCAGCCCCAGTGGAGAGTCTGGAGGAAGGCCATAACCCACCCAGCTCTGTCAGCTCCCCACCTAGCACGCTCCCTCGCTCCCACAGCCCCCATGACTCCGGCTTGGATGAGCCACCCAGTGACAGCGACCACACAGAACCCCACAGCCTGGACTCCAGCCATGAGCCAGAAGACCAGAGGATGGCCAATTCACAGGTAGCACTGGAGAGTGTCACAGCTCCCACGCCTCCCATGAAGCCTTGCATTAGCCCGGCAGAAAACACAGCGTGTCAAAAGCCAGAGGCTCTGGCCAATGGCTGTAGTGATGTTATCAACTCTGCCCCATCAGAGCAAGTCCTAACCACAGCTTCCATTGAGGAAGGACAGGTGGAGCAGTAGAGGTACTGTATGCTGCAATATCTTcaacttctttttcttactctagCATCATTGGTTATATGATATTGTAATATTACTTTTGTCTTTGCAGTAGAGAAAttttgcttttgaaaaaaaaaaaaaaaaaaaaaaaaaaaatgcagtaaacCAAAATagacaagagtaaaaaaaaacaacaacatcattcTGTTTTCCATGTACCTGCTAAAGATAAATAACTTTTTACAGTTAGTGtactaggaaaaaaataattataaaactgaGGTTGTTCTCTGCTTTCATTAGGTAGTTTtccagacttttttttattattcattgagatttacaattatatactCTATTGTGATTTATACAGTGAGTGAGTAAAGGagtcatattttcattatatagaaatatattttactgTTCCAGTTATAGATTACATACTCCACACCGGAATATAGATTAGTGATGTAGTACCTGGAAACTGGTGAGGAAGTGCagcttatcaatatattttttatcagagTATTAGATCCTGTAAGAATACAATTGTAAATCATTCCATTACTttacttcttttatatataattaggtatTGAGTGTCGTCACACCAAATGTTGTCAATGTTAATAAATTCCATCAGTGCTTCCAGGCATCTAGATATTGTGAAAGCTAGAATAAAAGACTTTAGTATGTGAGGTATGATCAGTTAATCAAAGACTTCTGCACAAAGTATGCTATAATATTCAGTATTTACATATCGGCTTCTGCTGTCCGAATGTCATCGCACCAACTTAGATTGCATGGATTGGACACGAATATTAGGAGACAGTAGTTATCCTGCAGTTGGATTAAGGATTTTACTTAACTTTTACACTCTACTTATTCAGAATGATCTTTGTacgtttctttaaattttcttgtaATGCAAACGTCTGATGGTGATGTGTAATTTTTTCTGCCTCCTTCATCTTGGGGTCCTTCGCTTTTTTCTCtgttactttttcctttctctttctttcataccCTCATAATTTCTAGTTATTTTCTCATCGTCATACCTGTGGGATTAGCATTTACATTTATCCTGTGCATCAGTATTTTAGAATGTATTTaagaatataaatgtttatatcagAGTCTTGTATCAAATTATAAAACTACCAATGTGTTTGCATgagattctgtatttttttcattgtaattgATATACATCCTTGTATGGGATTagattcatcataatcattgaaGGCTAAGttaatttgatatttatttgCTCTGAACGACTGAAGTAAATGTTAAGAAGTATTAGCAACGTCTTTAAATTGACTTTGCACTAATTGAATCGATAGTTGATATCAccgttttttctattattaattaattttttattatatgtttatttattttttttttttactcgtttactatattattttttgtggtatgGAACAATGCCATGTTTCTGCATATCAGtaatttatcttatcttttctacCTTTAAAtccttcacttctttccccttttattacccTTCAAAAGTCTTTTGATAAAGGTACTTAACATTCCTATTTATAGTACATCACATTCCATATTAGTTTGTATATTCATTATCTGTAATACCTAATGCTAACATTCTGTTTAAAACTTTTTCTGTGTTCTACTGCCAGGATTTAGACATATCACTTTTCAGCATAATGTGTACTTGCAGTTATTTGACCAGGAATTAGGGTGTATCCTACCAGTAGGGTACCAGTGAAAAGAGGATTTGAATGTCAGTGTAATATTACAGCAAAGCAAAGAAATGATCTTTTATAGAGAGTAAAATTGTGGTAGATATTATATGGGATGGTGTGTTTGATATATGCTAGATGTTATAAGTCTCTTTAAAATACTGTGCCTTACAATCTGAAACTGTAGACAGGGTTATGACACATAACTTTAAAGATACTATTGGGAGCTAGTGTATAGGATTCAGACTTCCCTAGAGTGCTTTATATGCTGGATTACGATTTTGATATTTAACACACGTACAAACATGTACTCTGCTGAAATACGTCATCCATGGTATGATATCACTGCAATTTTactcaattattataataaccattTCCCTCCAGCCTAAAGGGCAATTATTCAAGCCTGTGTGAATCTcctaaatattgtaaaataactGGTTCAAGGTCTGTTGTTGATATGTATGTTTGACAGTGATATATTCATGATAAATGGCATATGGAAATATATTAGTAGATCTGTCTCTCTTATGGAAAAGACCTTCAGCAAGatgcatttatatgatatattaataacattgctTGTGATATATGGTTGAAATACTTAAGCCTTTGGTCTCTATTAAAGTCACAAGAACTTTTATTGAAATCTTGTTTCAGTTTGTTAGTTGAGTACAATAGACCAAAAGTAATCAGACGTGATGTTCCTTTATCAGGTAAGATAGTAAGAATATGTCAAACCGTCATTTGTATAGGTAAAGGTGCAACTTTTCTGTGTAGCTATGTCTTTCCAAAGCATTTTATGGCAAAAACAAGAATTtactgcaatatatttttttgacataTAGCATGTACAAAAGCATGAATACTAAATAGTCTAATCCTTTTATGTggattattcatatatcatatgtgtattgaATGGGCCAAGtggttattgttatcttcataaataaaatgttttctgATGATATGATTTTTCTTACTCTATGTATTAGTGTTAGGTAAAGGCAAATTTAGCTTCTGCTCCAGATTCAAAGTGATATTTATCAAGTTATGAATGGAAAATAAGTCTCAAAGGAGCAGGCTCATGTTCAGTATTCCACATTTCCACAATGCAGAGATATACGATTTGGAATGCCGAAAAGATCCTCCAGATCATTGATGCTATGGGTACATGATTCTTACTGAATGAGCCATAGGCTTGTGAGATATTGTAAACAATGAAGTAAAGAATTTTATATTATGAACAGAAGGGACACACAGAAGTTGTTTGGGATAACCATGTACAAAATAACTTTATCTTTTACTGTCACCCACTACCACTGCTACCACtgctttccctctcactcctacATCTTTTCTACAACTACCCTCcacttctctatcttcttccaaCTCCCTGTTCTTCCACAGTCGCCTTCTCCACCTCCCGCTCACTCTTAACCTTTCTCCTTCAATACTCCCACTCCCTTTGTTCTACACCCTCATCATGTGGGATAAGTATTTAGGACGTATACCAGTGATTgtatcaagaatatatatatatatatatatatatatatatatatatatatatagataatatatatgtatatatatatagttaatatatatactataattatagtatatataatataatacatatatataatagattatataaatatatataatatatataatataatagatatataatatatatatataatatatagttatgagttaatattatatatatatatagctacatagatataatagaagtaatatatatttgtttattatatatagatatacatatatagagatatacaaatatataaataaatcatatatgtatataattatataatatatagatatatagatatttaatatgatatactttatatgtaagatatatatataatagataatatatgtaatatgatgatatataatagatatatagcagattagatatctatatatatataataataaagatatagatatatatatagatactaaagaTAGATagcatacatgaacacacaacatgacatacatacatacatacactacacacatcatacacaacacaccacacacacacacacacaccacacatacaacaataagaaaaagaaagatatatataaatataataatatatataaatataaatataaaaaatagaatataatagtaatattaaaaataatatataatataaaaaaataatatatatataatattatatatatgacatacatagatattagagataactatatatatatatataatttgtgtctataaatatatatatatatatatatatatatgtacatttaatatatatataatctagatatatatatattatgtatatatatataatatatatatagatatagagtatatatgtgtatgtatagagatatatatatattatatagatatatatatatatatatatatagatatatataatatatatatatggataataatagatgagataatagaatattatttatatatatatatatatatatatatattatatatatatatatattatatatatactcatacacaatatacatacatacatatattacatacataatacatacacacaacacacacaacaacacacacaaacccccaacacacacatatatatatatattatataattaatatatatatatatatatatatatatatatatatatatatatatttatatatatatatatacatatatatatatatatatatatatatatattatataatttgttttaatatatatatataattatatataatattatatatatataataattttatgattaatatataaaatatatagatataatatatatatatatatatatatataaatatataatatatatattataatgtaatatatatatatatatatatattatagatatatatatatatataatatatatataaatagtatataatatataatgttacatatatatatctataatataatatatatatatatataatattctttatattacatattatataatatatatatatataatatatatatataattatatatatatataatatatttatatatatattatatcataatatatacttatattatatatatagattataactatatatatatatagtatatagtactaAATTCATtaattctattttaatatatataatattttatattttaactattatatcatatcatatatatataatatattatatctatttatatatattttatatatatatacaattatatagtatatataattttttatatatatatataatctatttattcattttttctatatgttaatatatactttaatatatttattatatatattcataatttttaaagctatatcatataaataatataattaatttatactatattatattaatattaaaattattatatatttataatattttatttgtgtgtgtgtgtgttaattcttttttattatatttataattatatttttagatatattaaattatcttttataactatatttttatttattacatttctaTATGGTAAtcttgattttttgtattttattttatatatatttaatacattaaacatattagttaaaaactatatttatatattatatatgtttatttttttatatttaaattttatatttatttgtgtgtgttctattcttttttttttttttttcttttttttttttttttattattttttggtgcgCCCTCTTCCGACGGATTCCCCCTTCCAAACATTAACATGTCCGGGTCGGTAAAGGTTTTTGCACCTCTGCAGTAGGTTGGGAAGAACAGACCAACTGAGCCATGGAAGAAGAATCTgacaacatattttattttattttggctgagtaacaattttttttgcatttacgaGGTTTATAccatttacacatttctgttgAGCAGCATACAACTATATACTTCTCCCATTATGCCCGAGGTACCAAGCACAGATTCGGCTTTacctcacataaacacaccacactgGCCAGGTCTTCTGAGGCTACATGCCACTCTGCGGAAGTAGTCTCTTCTCATTCTTAGAGCATACGTCTTGAAAGAGATTCAGGCGGCCGTGCTTCGAGTTCTTTAAGTTTCTTTTCATTCACAAAGCCCATGGATAGCCGTACTTTTTTCACAGCACCATCCTGAATCATGCCATAGCGAGTGCAGTCTTCCTTTTCTTGACATGCTGTGCTACTACTCAAATATTGGTTACTCTGCCCCTGTTCTATGAGTGCAGCCTTTGGGGTATTccgaaacgagagaaaaaactaCCGTAATCCTTAATCCATTTAGTTGAAAGATCACACAATTAGCTATGCCCAGATGTGGTTCGTAAATATTCATTATGTCCAGAGCAATGTGCTCTGTTGTTGGTATATCTGCCTAATATAATGCAGTGCgaaaattgttatcaatatattatcattaatgccttTTTGTGACATCACATACTATGGATATTATAGCCTTCCATACTAGACTAAATTAAGGTAGCCATCTATCAATGGCCACTTGATTTCCAGTATTTTTAGCATAGCATGCGTTCAGGACCATTTCTACTGAAACATATAAAAATACCTTCATTAAAAATAGTATTGAGAACTATTTTTACGGCCCACTGCTCAGCCTACAGTGTTTTAGGAAGCATTTCGCTTAGGTTGCAGAAAACATTCATTGATAACATATCCGATATTAGACACAACTCATTACATCAAGAAATGCTTCGACCATAATTAGTAAGTTCAGTTTCTTGAACTAATTAAATtatgaaactctctctctctccctccctccctccctccctccctccctccctccctctctctctctctctctctctctctctctctctctctctctctctctctctctctcacacacacacacacacatacacacacacacacacacacacacacacacacacacacacacacacacacacacacacacatatatatatatatatatatatatatatatatatatatatatatatatatatgtatatatatatatattaattttacacacacacacacacacacacacacacacacacacctttgtgtgtgtgtgtgtgtgcgtgtatatgatcATCATGAATTCCAAGAAGCGGCGTCGACGGCCCTAAAACTACTTTCCAGAGTCTTGGAAATCCCTCGGCGAAGTAAACAAAGCTGGctagaaaaccccccaaaaatccacaaaaatgaaaagaggattatggccttttttttttttttactcgatgtACTTTATCCCTTTATCCCTCTGACTTTATCCAGAGGACTCACTACATTCCTGAAGAATTATAATAGTCTGCAAGGTAAAGCCACCTTTAAAACGACTCGTGGAGGGGAACTGCTGACGGTGAAATGCAATGGAATAACATCActccgaaaaaataaaaatcagcaaAACTTTCTAGTCCcttcaaaaactatatatatatatatatatatatatatatatatatatatatatatatacatatatatatatgtataatatatatatatatatataaatttatatatatatatatatatatatatatatatatatataaatttatatatatgtatgtatgtatatcttcaaTCAATTTATCATTTACAAAAACAAGAGTTAAATCCGGATCATTCCCGCCAGATCGTAATGCTCCATATggcggcaattttttttttcttcccgaaCACAAGTTGAGTGTTTGATGACGATTCACGAGTGcccagagaaaaaaatacaggatTGTCCAGAATTCGAGTTCTGTTTCAAGGCAAGTGTTACAGAATGAAAAACAGGAATATTTCGAAGAGAGTTTTTGCATCGTCATTGTAGGGAGGCTAAAAAACACCCCTCAAAGGGCAATTAGCAATGAATCTtgagctttatcaatggcaaataaACAACAATTTTGCCGGAACTAGAAGCTTGTTCCCATTATCCTCCTCGGTTcccgaaagacaaaaaaaaaaggaaaaaagtggtcGTCACTTCTTGATGACTCAAGTACAAAGAAACTGTGTTCAATctccatatatattgtgtgttcattatttttttcccatagaTTCGGATTCCGTTTGATTAAATGGgaattgtatatacatttttcgaGTTTTTTATTGCTTGCTTAGAAACTTTAGGAGACGCTGCGAGTGGACTGGCTGACCTGCGATAAACAACTAGATGAATCACAGTCAGTGACTCATACAAGGCAATTACCTAAGATATATAAAATGGGCTAGTTATTGCctactatgtgtgtatgtgtgtgtgtggagagagagagaga
Proteins encoded in this window:
- the LOC119579046 gene encoding uncharacterized protein LOC119579046, which encodes MPQQHTTADQVNFLTQWFTSWSEMQREDFMPILIQAYQPKDHINGLLGGMDALTVHGRRPSLFDCQVKLFHDWFGNWAESEKSRLLEQLRVADPDFMAQYDKQINSSSPAAQEEPPAPVESLEEGHNPPSSVSSPPSTLPRSHSPHDSGLDEPPSDSDHTEPHSLDSSHEPEDQRMANSQVALESVTAPTPPMKPCISPAENTACQKPEALANGCSDVINSAPSEQVLTTASIEEGQVEQ